A genomic window from Pirellulales bacterium includes:
- a CDS encoding TrmH family RNA methyltransferase, with amino-acid sequence MSEFAHERHKPLVPLNRERELVVACAPLRTNVNLSRIVRAAGCCGVRRIVCCGHAKVIGKIARDALDPDNPATLVLDVHRTLAPALVKLREQGYQLVGLEQTTGSKCLYDFPFPRRTVLVVGNERQGLEDDVLRLLHDVVEIPVYGLPYAHNVATATAMALYEYCRQYPEG; translated from the coding sequence ATGAGTGAGTTCGCGCATGAGCGTCATAAGCCTTTGGTGCCTTTAAATCGCGAGCGCGAGCTGGTCGTGGCTTGCGCGCCGCTGCGGACAAACGTCAATTTGTCGCGCATCGTGCGTGCGGCCGGCTGTTGTGGCGTGCGGCGGATCGTCTGTTGCGGCCACGCCAAGGTGATCGGCAAGATCGCCCGCGACGCGCTCGATCCCGACAATCCCGCGACGCTGGTGCTCGACGTGCATCGCACGCTCGCCCCGGCACTCGTGAAGCTGCGCGAACAGGGGTATCAGCTCGTCGGCCTCGAGCAGACTACCGGATCAAAATGCCTGTACGACTTTCCCTTTCCCCGGCGGACGGTCCTGGTGGTGGGGAACGAACGCCAAGGGCTGGAAGACGACGTGCTACGGCTGTTGCACGACGTGGTGGAAATCCCCGTCTACGGATTGCCCTACGCCCATAACGTGGCCACGGCCACGGCAATGGCTCTTTACGAATATTGCAGGCAATACCCCGAGGGGTGA
- a CDS encoding PH domain-containing protein, whose translation MKQAIAGVAPPELSEVTIMTVWPSIAITGLGRFLGRAFESRLGFGNILTLGNFLKLATIPVTLGIFFAMLLVPGMNRRYRLTNRRLLIETGLSPKVASAVLLDDFDAIDLEVLPGQEWYPCGEMIFRKGKVETFRLSAVPRPESFKQVCLKAQRGYASVKSVMAHQTPVAV comes from the coding sequence ATGAAACAGGCGATTGCCGGAGTTGCTCCTCCCGAGTTGAGCGAAGTCACGATCATGACCGTATGGCCTTCGATCGCCATCACGGGCTTGGGGCGATTTCTAGGGCGCGCCTTTGAAAGCCGGCTAGGCTTTGGCAATATTCTCACGCTTGGCAACTTTCTCAAGCTGGCCACGATTCCCGTCACGCTGGGCATCTTCTTCGCGATGCTGCTCGTGCCGGGCATGAACCGTCGCTACCGGCTGACGAATCGTCGGTTGCTGATCGAAACAGGGCTCAGCCCCAAGGTCGCCAGCGCCGTTTTGCTGGACGACTTCGACGCGATCGATCTGGAAGTCCTGCCCGGCCAGGAATGGTACCCCTGCGGTGAAATGATCTTCCGCAAGGGCAAGGTCGAAACGTTCCGCCTCTCGGCCGTGCCGCGGCCCGAATCGTTCAAGCAGGTCTGCCTGAAGGCGCAGCGCGGCTACGCCTCGGTCAAAAGCGTCATGGCCCATCAGACGCCAGTAGCGGTCTAG